One part of the Sorangiineae bacterium MSr11954 genome encodes these proteins:
- a CDS encoding YciI family protein — MFVIELVYKVPLEEIDARMKDHMVFLRKYYASGHFLVSGRKVPRDGGIIVAAGDGKDEIETIMREDPFIAHGLADFRVTEFLPSQRAKNLDALIR, encoded by the coding sequence ATGTTCGTCATCGAGCTCGTCTACAAGGTACCGCTGGAAGAAATCGACGCACGCATGAAGGACCATATGGTCTTTCTTCGAAAGTATTATGCGTCGGGGCATTTCTTGGTCTCGGGCCGCAAGGTGCCCCGCGACGGTGGGATCATCGTGGCCGCGGGCGACGGCAAGGACGAGATCGAGACCATCATGCGCGAGGATCCGTTTATCGCGCACGGCTTGGCCGATTTTCGAGTCACCGAGTTTTTGCCCAGCCAGCGCGCCAAGAATCTAGACGCTCTCATACGCTGA